Proteins from one Rosa chinensis cultivar Old Blush chromosome 7, RchiOBHm-V2, whole genome shotgun sequence genomic window:
- the LOC112176405 gene encoding amino acid transporter AVT1I, with product MADQLMDLPHTTGASFAKTCFNGFNALSGIGLLTTPYALSKSGWLSLGLLLVMAITTCYTGILLTKCLNTNRSMKTYSDVAFRAFGRKGRIFVSIFLYLEVYLVPTGLLIMEADNLVKLFPHLGVKGVNFGGLHVAGKPFFTMLVGLIILPSMWLKDLRLLSYISLCGILSTIVIISAIVWVGIDEVGFSAAGEIFDWKGLPTALSLYAFCYGAHPVFPVLYSSMKQKNHFFKVLLITFFLCTVNYMLVAILGYLMFGKNVQSQLTLNMSTKLGSKIVIYTSLAAPMVKYALIISPIADAIEMNLPSKWKSKLVWILVRTLLLVSTVVVALVFPYFESLTGLVGAILCVTISILLPCICYLKIFSLYQKFDVEVLIVGSIMVMAVAVGVMGTYASVKTRE from the exons ATGGCGGATCAGCTAATGGATCTCCCACATACCACAGGAGCAAGTTTTGCAAAGACTTGCTTCAATGGGTTCAATGCCCTATCAG GAATTGGATTGCTTACCACCCCTTATGCACTTTCAAAATCTGGATGGTTAAGTCTTGGTCTTCTTCTAGTTATGGCAATAACAACTTGCTACACTGGAATCTTGCTCACCAAATGCTTGAACACGAACAGATCAATGAAGACATATTCCGACGTGGCTTTCCGGGCATTTGGGCGAAAGGGCAGAATATTCGTTTCCATTTTCTTATACCTAGAGGTTTACCTAGTCCCAACAGGATTGCTGATAATGGAGGCTGATAATTTAGTTAAGTTATTCCCACACCTTGGAGTCAAGGGAGTCAATTTCGGTGGACTTCACGTGGCAGGAAAACCATTTTTCACAATGCTTGTGGGTCTGATAATATTACCTTCGATGTGGTTAAAGGACCTGAGATTGCTTTCCTACATCTCTTTATGTGGGATACTTTCAACCATTGTTATCATCAGCGCCATTGTTTGGGTTGGTATTGATGAAGTAGGGTTCTCCGCAGCAGGAGAGATATTCGATTGGAAAGGACTTCCTACTGCTCTTAGTTTGTATGCATTTTGTTATGGAGCTCATCCAGTCTTTCCAGTCCTATATTCttcaatgaaacaaaaaaatcacTTCTTCAAG gtTTTGCTCATCACTTTTTTCCTATGCACTGTAAACTACATGCTGGTGGCGATTCTTGGCTATTTGATGTTTGGCAAGAATGTCCAATCTCAATTGACACTGAACATGTCTACAAAACTCGGCTCAAAAATAGTCATATACACCAGTTTAGCTGCTCCGATGGTTAAGTATGCACTGATAATCTCACCTATAGCAGATGCCATTGAGATGAATTTACCGAGTAAATGGAAAAGCAAGCTGGTTTGGATACTCGTAAGGACATTGTTATTGGTTAGCACAGTTGTAGTGGCTTTAGTTTTTCCCTATTTTGAGTCACTAACGGGACTTGTTGGAGCAATTCTTTGCGTAACGATTTCCATCTTGCTTCCATGTATTTGCTACTTGAAGATATTTAGTCTATACCAGAAGTTTGATGTGGAAGTTTTGATTGTTGGAAGCATTATGGTTATGGCTGTAGCTGTTGGTGTGATGGGCACATATGCATCTGTTAAAACGAGAGAGTGA
- the LOC112180482 gene encoding uncharacterized protein At5g01610 yields MENALTKVIGSNWIAKKAKEEINSITDDLSLLSNAVEGKAKWVFNKLKGKPLRTLPDLLRLYNLPPGLFPRNIKCYEFDESKGKLIVYLTSACEVSFKDSSVVRYAVRVKATLTRGKLDVIEGMKTKVMLVYIKVTSVAVEGYKSDKVWFTAGLKRSRPKDAYEMPRDAFSVDEF; encoded by the exons ATGGAGAACGCTCTAACAAAAGTTATTGGGAGCAATTGGATTGCCAAAAAAGCCAAGGAAGAGATCAACAGCATCACTGATGACCTCTCT TTACTCTCAAACGCTGTGGAGGGAAAGGCAAAATGGGTTTTCAACAAGCTTAAAG GCAAGCCACTGAGAACTTTGCCGGATCTTCTCCGGCTGTACAATCTTCCTCCAGGCCTGTTTCCCCGAAACATAAAATGCTACGAGTTCGACGAATCAAAGGGGAAGCTCATTGTGTACTTGACCTCTGCCTGTGAGGTGAGCTTCAAGGACTCATCTGTGGTAAGGTACGCAGTTCGAGTCAAAGCAACATTGACAAGGGGAAAGCTGGATGTAATAGAAGGAATGAAGACAAAGGTTATGCTGGTTTATATCAAAGTCACTAGTGTAGCTGTAGAAGGCTACAAGTCTGATAAAGTTTGGTTCACTGCTGGGTTGAAGAGATCAAGACCCAAAGATGCCTACGAAATGCCTCGTGATGCCTTCAGTGTTGATGaattttaa
- the LOC112179602 gene encoding protein WEAK CHLOROPLAST MOVEMENT UNDER BLUE LIGHT-like 3 isoform X1 yields MGEVDTKPIESVQAALSLFEDKADHRKSRPTSTDMESEKEREIEGILKDLANYKVQLEAKDAAYMQALLKLQHNQYTAEELSTLVQSIEIERDEYIRDCKEARTRVDELESKVKEMADQLSETAELREQLMHVFSELKATQAELFSMETDLARARDSELKALTQAELMESAFVMEQERTEELVRQVADLNEAIFMSKGAAIEAENDKLAMLSEKDAEIELATQAALKAQEQLEDARIQTLAVQELENQLLSKSEYIEMLKYEIKDVNEQLVLSKKAASDAIDNLKLVQEELEGMERKNFDQDGLIESLEMELNQLKQEIINANEVANRLKVDVEILTSKLQEARSEIDEIKQRENNALVEIAMLESELHRGRSKIAAAEAAEARKENMKSGMYLAIQQLAIEAETAKMENRMLKQGADGVEEEADEQYQDAEASEIEELNVEEDHEERKEQDNGQLITISLKEYECLIEKAEKADQIPVSLEKELSFGRQSSLSATEDKSELERLGKELEAALEKVVQFRNRAEQAVTRADLAETAKAGLEDQIRRWREHRQKRRAALIALREVAAPKEYGYHAPQEFSLPEYNEIQKENPPLGQVLNLKF; encoded by the exons ATGGGTGAGGTTGATACCAAACCAATTGAATCAGTCCAGGCTGCTTTGTCCTTGTTTGAAGATAAAGCTGATCACCGGAAATCCCGCCCTACCAGCACCGAT ATGGagagtgagaaagagagagaaattgaaggTATACTAAAGGATTTGGCCAATTACAAGGTGCAATTGGAAGCAAAGGATGCTGCCTATATGCAAGCTCTCCTTAAGCTGCAACACAATCAGTACACAGCAGAAGAGCTTTCCACTCTGGTTCAAAGCATTGAGATTGAGAGAGATGAGTACATACGAGACTGTAAAGAGGCTAGGACTCGCGTGGATGAACTCGAGTCCAAGGTGAAGGAGATGGCTGATCAGCTTTCGGAAACTGCCGAGCTACGCGAGCAGCTTATGCACGTTTTTAGCGAGTTGAAGGCCACACAAGCCGAGCTGTTTAGCATGGAAACTGACCTCGCGCGTGCCAGAGATTCAGAGCTCAAGGCCCTAACACAAGCGGAACTGATGGAGAGTGCTTTCGTCATGGAGCAAGAAAGGACAGAAGAGCTTGTGAGACAGGTTGCAGATCTCAATGAGGCGATATTCATGTCAAAAGGTGCTGCCATTGAGGCCGAGAATGACAAGTTAGCAATGTTATCTGAGAAAGATGCCGAGATTGAGCTAGCTACACAAGCTGCTCTTAAAGCACAGGAGCAGCTAGAAGACGCAAGAATACAAACACTAGCAGTTCAGGAGTTGGAGAATCAGCTCCTTTCCAAGTCTGAGTACATTGAAATGCTTAAATATGAGatcaaagatgtaaatgaaCAACTTGTTTTGTCCAAGAAGGCTGCTTCTGATGCTATTGATAATCTGAAGCTGGTACAAGAAGAGTTAGAAGGGATGGAAAGAAAGAACTTCGATCAGGATGGTTTGATTGAGTCACTTGAAATGGAATTGAATCAGTTAAAACAAGAGATAATAAATGCTAATGAAGTGGCTAATCGCTTGAAGGTTGATGTTGAAATTCTAACCAGCAAGTTACAGGAGGCAAGAAGTGAGATTGATGAAATCAAGCAGAGGGAAAACAATGCACTAGTTGAGATAGCAATGCTGGAATCTGAGCTGCATAGAGGAAGGTCAAAAATTGCAGCAGCTGAGGCAGCTGAAGCAAGAAAGGAGAACATGAAATCTGGGATGTATCTTGCAATTCAGCAACTAGCAATAGAAGCCGAAACTGCCAAGATGGAAAACAGAATGTTAAAACAAGGAGCAGATGGGGTAGAGGAAGAAGCTGATGAACAATATCAGGATGCTGAAGCTTCCGAAATTGAAGAACTCAATGTTGAAGAAGATcatgaagagagaaaagaacaGGATAATGGACAACTTATAACAATTTCGTTGAAGGAATATGAGTGCTTGATTGAGAAGGCAGAGAAGGCTGATCAAATTCCTGTGTCATTGGAGAAGGAACTTAGTTTTGGTCGACAGTCAAGCTTAAGCGCCACAGAAGACAAGTCTGAGTTGGAAAGGTTAGGGAAGGAGCTAGAGGCTGCTTTGGAAAAAGTAGTGCAATTCAGGAACCGAGCAGAACAGGCAGTTACGAGGGCTGATCTTGCTGAGACAGCTAAAGCAGGACTCGAGGATCAGATAAGGCGATGGAGAGAGCACAGGCAAAAGAGAAGGGCTGCTCTTATTGCACTTAGGGAGGTAGCTGCTCCAAAAGAATATGGATATCATGCTCCTCAAGAATTTAGCCTTCctgaatacaatgaaatacaAAAGGAAAATCCCCCACTAGGTCAGGTACTTAACTTGAAATTCTAG
- the LOC112179602 gene encoding protein WEAK CHLOROPLAST MOVEMENT UNDER BLUE LIGHT-like 3 isoform X2, producing the protein MGEVDTKPIESVQAALSLFEDKADHRKSRPTSTDVQLEAKDAAYMQALLKLQHNQYTAEELSTLVQSIEIERDEYIRDCKEARTRVDELESKVKEMADQLSETAELREQLMHVFSELKATQAELFSMETDLARARDSELKALTQAELMESAFVMEQERTEELVRQVADLNEAIFMSKGAAIEAENDKLAMLSEKDAEIELATQAALKAQEQLEDARIQTLAVQELENQLLSKSEYIEMLKYEIKDVNEQLVLSKKAASDAIDNLKLVQEELEGMERKNFDQDGLIESLEMELNQLKQEIINANEVANRLKVDVEILTSKLQEARSEIDEIKQRENNALVEIAMLESELHRGRSKIAAAEAAEARKENMKSGMYLAIQQLAIEAETAKMENRMLKQGADGVEEEADEQYQDAEASEIEELNVEEDHEERKEQDNGQLITISLKEYECLIEKAEKADQIPVSLEKELSFGRQSSLSATEDKSELERLGKELEAALEKVVQFRNRAEQAVTRADLAETAKAGLEDQIRRWREHRQKRRAALIALREVAAPKEYGYHAPQEFSLPEYNEIQKENPPLGQVLNLKF; encoded by the exons ATGGGTGAGGTTGATACCAAACCAATTGAATCAGTCCAGGCTGCTTTGTCCTTGTTTGAAGATAAAGCTGATCACCGGAAATCCCGCCCTACCAGCACCGAT GTGCAATTGGAAGCAAAGGATGCTGCCTATATGCAAGCTCTCCTTAAGCTGCAACACAATCAGTACACAGCAGAAGAGCTTTCCACTCTGGTTCAAAGCATTGAGATTGAGAGAGATGAGTACATACGAGACTGTAAAGAGGCTAGGACTCGCGTGGATGAACTCGAGTCCAAGGTGAAGGAGATGGCTGATCAGCTTTCGGAAACTGCCGAGCTACGCGAGCAGCTTATGCACGTTTTTAGCGAGTTGAAGGCCACACAAGCCGAGCTGTTTAGCATGGAAACTGACCTCGCGCGTGCCAGAGATTCAGAGCTCAAGGCCCTAACACAAGCGGAACTGATGGAGAGTGCTTTCGTCATGGAGCAAGAAAGGACAGAAGAGCTTGTGAGACAGGTTGCAGATCTCAATGAGGCGATATTCATGTCAAAAGGTGCTGCCATTGAGGCCGAGAATGACAAGTTAGCAATGTTATCTGAGAAAGATGCCGAGATTGAGCTAGCTACACAAGCTGCTCTTAAAGCACAGGAGCAGCTAGAAGACGCAAGAATACAAACACTAGCAGTTCAGGAGTTGGAGAATCAGCTCCTTTCCAAGTCTGAGTACATTGAAATGCTTAAATATGAGatcaaagatgtaaatgaaCAACTTGTTTTGTCCAAGAAGGCTGCTTCTGATGCTATTGATAATCTGAAGCTGGTACAAGAAGAGTTAGAAGGGATGGAAAGAAAGAACTTCGATCAGGATGGTTTGATTGAGTCACTTGAAATGGAATTGAATCAGTTAAAACAAGAGATAATAAATGCTAATGAAGTGGCTAATCGCTTGAAGGTTGATGTTGAAATTCTAACCAGCAAGTTACAGGAGGCAAGAAGTGAGATTGATGAAATCAAGCAGAGGGAAAACAATGCACTAGTTGAGATAGCAATGCTGGAATCTGAGCTGCATAGAGGAAGGTCAAAAATTGCAGCAGCTGAGGCAGCTGAAGCAAGAAAGGAGAACATGAAATCTGGGATGTATCTTGCAATTCAGCAACTAGCAATAGAAGCCGAAACTGCCAAGATGGAAAACAGAATGTTAAAACAAGGAGCAGATGGGGTAGAGGAAGAAGCTGATGAACAATATCAGGATGCTGAAGCTTCCGAAATTGAAGAACTCAATGTTGAAGAAGATcatgaagagagaaaagaacaGGATAATGGACAACTTATAACAATTTCGTTGAAGGAATATGAGTGCTTGATTGAGAAGGCAGAGAAGGCTGATCAAATTCCTGTGTCATTGGAGAAGGAACTTAGTTTTGGTCGACAGTCAAGCTTAAGCGCCACAGAAGACAAGTCTGAGTTGGAAAGGTTAGGGAAGGAGCTAGAGGCTGCTTTGGAAAAAGTAGTGCAATTCAGGAACCGAGCAGAACAGGCAGTTACGAGGGCTGATCTTGCTGAGACAGCTAAAGCAGGACTCGAGGATCAGATAAGGCGATGGAGAGAGCACAGGCAAAAGAGAAGGGCTGCTCTTATTGCACTTAGGGAGGTAGCTGCTCCAAAAGAATATGGATATCATGCTCCTCAAGAATTTAGCCTTCctgaatacaatgaaatacaAAAGGAAAATCCCCCACTAGGTCAGGTACTTAACTTGAAATTCTAG